The region TCTTAGGTCTATGTGATTTATATATAGAGAGTTAGAGAGATTGAGAAACCATTAGGTAGAAAGTAGGTTAATTTTTGTGAACTTGGGTGACTATTTTCTTGAAGCCTTTCAGTTTCATAACATGTGGCATCCACATTAAGACAAAGGGGTTCTGTTTACAATTGAGCATTATGAAGTCTAAATGGAAGACAAACAAGTTTTCTGGAGACAACGATTTTAGGTTGTGAAAGTAAAGATGCAAGCAATCTTTACTTAGTTGAAGTGCGTTGAAGTATTGAAGGTTAAGACATTGATGTATGCACGCCTAACAAAAATAGAAAATACCAAGATGACGGATAAGACAAGAGTGTCATTATCGCGTTCCTCACAGTTTATGTGTGAAATAAATATACTCATTTAGAATGCTAGAGAATAAATTTATAGTGGAGCAATTTGAAGAATTTCACAAGATTATCGATGAACCTGAGAATATTGAGGTGAAGATTGTTGATGAAAATAAAGATATACTTTTGTCAAGTTCATTATCAAGATCCTTTGAGAACTTCAAGGATGTCATTCTTTATGGTAAAGAATGTATTAATTTGGATGAAGTCTAGATGGCTATGAGATCCAAGAAATTTTCAAAGGTGATTTGCAGATTGACGATATTAGTGTAGCCTTGAGTGTCTCAAAAGAAATAAGTGAGTGTAAAGGAATGTTCAAATCTAGAAGGTTTGATAAGTCAATGTTAAAATTCTTTATTTGTGAAAATACCGTTCACTTCAAGAAGGATTGTACCAAGAGGGAGAAAGATTCTACTCAGGTCGCAATTGCCTCAGATGAGGATAAATATGACAGTGCAGGTGCACTAGTGGTATCGAGTTTAGAAACTACAAAGTGTTAAGTCAAAGAATCAAGATGATGTTATCACATGTGTCAAAGAAAAGAATATTTTGAATCTGGAAGACCATTGAGTCATTTGACTCGGTAACAATCAGACTTGAAGGGTTCATGGTGGTTGTACAATCAGACTTAAAATGTTCGATGATCGTGAGTTCTTTTACACAATGTAAGGTTTGTTTCCGAGCTCGGGAAATATTTGTTATCTATAAGCATGTTTAATGATCTAGGCTACTAAAATAGAGTTGAACATGGAGTATTAAAGATTTCACATGGTAGTTTGATCATGGCTAAATGGTCTAAAATATATGGGTTATATATTTTATTTGGTTCCAATGTTATTGGTTATTCATCATTAGCTAGTGAATACTTTCATGATAAGATCAGGACATGAGATTTAAGATCAAGGCATGTTAAATATGTGGAGGTTTGTTTCAGAGCACTTTAATGAGTTTTGTAGAAAATAAGATATAAAAACACATTTGATATCTTCTAGCATGAAGTTAGGAATTGAATTCTAAAAGAGTTTATAGGGTAAAGTTAGTGCCCAAACTACTTATTTGATCAGTAGATGTCCATTCACTAGATGAAGATATTAGAAACTATGGCAGAGAAGACTCAATTTAATATGGAGGTTATGTTGGGTGAGAATATGGAGTATTCAACAGTCTAGAGAGGGTGAATACACCTCCTTATTAAAAACTTTAGttgaaaagagtttgaaaaagttttatcagagttttaGAGACAAAATTGATTTTGCATGGCAGAAGCAAACTTTAGCGTAAAATAGATTATTCTTAAAGATTGGAATTGGCGCGTAAAGACTTAAACATTCCACAGTACAATAAAGATTGAAATCTCAAATtcaaataaatattaaaaaaaactaaattGTATTGAATACTTGTTAAAATTACACGAGATGTATGATTTTTAAAACACCAATGTGATATATGTTATACAAACACAATTTTAATATTAATCTACAATGAGACAAAATCGAATTTCCAATTCTAACAAAACCTAAACCTTTACAATAATGTTGCTACCAAAAGAAATCCTAATGGTATTCAATTTCTATAAAGAAATAAAAAACAACTTAATCATACAGTTAACTACAAAAattaagagagagagagagagagagagagagagagaagataATACATTGGAATTTATACTAGTTCGACGTGTTCGTTCTTGCTTTGCGCCTACTCTAGTTTCCCATTAAAAATATAATGGTCTTCCACTATGATTTGTGACAAAAATTacaagagttcatacaatcatAATATCCAAGTTAATAATCAAAACATGAAAATCTTCTTCCTAGATCTATGATTTGTACGCAGTCTATGAACTGAACTCTTTGTGAAATATTCATGCAAAATCACCTTTATTCTTCCAATCCCAATAAATTTCTCCTAAGTCTTTATTCTTGAACGTTGGTATGTAGGCTTCCACAAAACTATACCAAGATGAGTCCAGAGAGAAGAACCTTCTTCTTTTCCACTGGAATTGTCAAAACCAGCCACAACATCGTACACCTTGCGAACCTCTGAAATCTTAACCAAATCTTTAAAGAAAttttaaattcaaaaataaaTCTCTTCAACAATCATAAATATCCAAGGATGAGATTCAAATCCATGCAACAATGGAGAAAGAATGAGGTAGAATATGAAAGAAGTCATTTGTGAATGTTCATGAAAGATTCAAAACTCTTCTGAAAATATGAAAGAACAGGTGGTTTGTGAGTTCTCAAATCAATATTGGAAGTGTATATTTTCTAAAATTATTAAGGTTTTGAGAGAAACATAATTTTATAGGTGTTGGAGATCTAGCACAAAAATAAGTAAAAACGATGTTTGATTTAAGTCACAAGCAAAAAGTATGATTTGAGTCAAAGAGAAAAGTGATTTGAATCAAGATATGAAACATATGAGATACCTATATGTATGATTCGAGTCATGATTTGAGTCATAAAAACgtatgatttgaatcaaatatGACATTGGCAAAACATGGAAATGCGGTCTTTCATAATTCAAGTTAAGTGTAAGCCATGATTCGAGTCATATATGTGTGATTCGAACCACACACCTAGAATCTtaattttttgcatttttaaaGAGATTTTTGAGATTCTACCAATGTCATGTCTTGAAATAGTCTCAAATATAATTCTCAATCCAAAAACTAAACAAATTGACTTAAAGATGTTAGAATACTACTATCCTTGAGTTATGATGATAACAAAGTGAAAAAAGAACAATTTTATACTCTAATAGTTTGTTAAGTGTGTAGAATATGAACAAGCTAAAAGTTGAATCAAGCAGACTCTGAACAAGCTAAAAGCTAAGTAAAGCATAATATGAATAAGCTTGATATTAGAGAAAGCATACTCTAAACAAGCCAAATCCTGATCAAACCAGATTCTGACTCTGGACAAAGAGTGACTCTAGACAGAGAATGACTCTAGACAAGAGAGACTTTGGACATCAACAGACTATGGATAAGTGATAATCTGAAGAAGTTCTAAACTTAAAGTCAACTCTATATTTACCCATCAATACTTATGAAGTAATCAACCCAAATGTATTGTGGTTCATTCAAGCCTCATTTTTACTAGACTCTGAAGTATATTCTCAAGGCTCTGAACTATGAACATGCTTTAAATCTATCATATACGAAACCAATGTTTTAGAGAAAAATAAAGAATGAATATTCTAAGTGTATAGTACAAGTTAAGCTACGAAATCAAAAGGATTGTACTACAAACAGCTATAAAAGACTTTCTCTCCACTACCCACGATTTACGGTTGAACCTCGTACCAACTATTACATATGTGGATTTAAAGAAGTTTTCAATTATATCCTCCAACAGTCTTATTCTTGATTTATATAAAAAGGACAAGGAATTGTGAAAATAATGATTTTGAACGATTGCAATGACAAGAAACTTCATGCTGAAAGAACTTCAATAAAGAAAATCAATTTCAAGAAATAGAAAATAGAAAGAAACACTTAGCAATTCATTTAATATATTCTTAAGTGTAAATTCTTATAAGCATTTTGTGTATCTGCTTATCTAGAAGCAACATTGTAAACATAAAATCTTGTATTTAACAATAGTTAAATTCCTTGGGGGACTAGGATATAGTCAGAAGCCTCAAGAAGTCATTGACTATTAGTCTTTGAGTTGTAATTCCTTAAAGGACTAAGGTTAGTCAGAATCCTTAAGAAGTTATTGACGGGTAGTCTTTGAGACTGTAATCAGTTTGATTGTTGGACTAAGTCTTGTTAAAAAGGATAAATCACTCTGGAAAGTAGACTGGATTAACCTCGTTAGCGatgaaccaggataaaaatatCTTGTCATTTTTATcattgttgttattattttttgGATAACGAAAAATTGTCATATTTGAAACTCAATTCAATCCCCTCTTTCTTGTGTCTCCTGAACCTTCAAAAGCATGTTTCTTACACTTAACCAAACACTTTGATTTATGCATactaaaataacatatttaaaACTCAATCCAGAAATGCGTAATTGATGAGGAGACTCAATGATATAAAACTAAAAACCAAAAGCTTAAGAGACAAGCAACATAACCATAACCGTTAAGGTACCAGAGACATGCAACTTCAGTCTTCCCAATTTTTATGCTTGACAAGCTTGGAATTGGAATTGAGTCTACTTTAAGCAGAAGCAAAGTGTGATCACTCCACTTGAAACATTGCACAAAGTACGAACAACATAAAACGCATAAATCAAATCTAGACTCACATTataacttctccccctttgacaagATCAAAAAGAAATAAATGCTAATGAATCTAAATGCAAAATAACCTGCAACACAAAAGATATTCTAGAGAGAGAAAATGAGTTATATATAGCTAAGAAGAATATACAACATCAAGGATTGAATACATAGTACGAAGATAGACATGCTAAATGCAACAAATTATATAAATAGACATGTAACTACACATCAAAACAATTACGTGATCAAACTTCTATAAATGGAAGATTAAATAATACATGAACAAACACAAGAATGCTCAAGTGCATATAATTAACATGTTtcacttaaaaatattttaaatgcaagatTGAACAGTCATACAACAACTTAGAAATGATGAATGTGAgaaataaacaaataaacataTATAGAACAAAGTACAAAGAATGGTATTACAATATATAAGAGTTGTAGAAACATACCAATAAGGTTGGTTAAGTATAACTTTTAACAAGAAAATATTAGTGTACAATATAATACAAATGGCAAATTAAATGGAATAGGAATCCAAATCTATTTAAAACACGAAGATTCCAAGATTCCAATTTTCCTACGTATCTTGTGAGAAGGTTCTGTGGATAACGATTTTGTACAAATATCAACTAACTGATTTTTACTATCCacatattaaaaaataaaattacCTTTTTCAACATGATCCCTAAGAAAATGTTGTTGAATTTTTATATGTTTAGTACGTGAATGAAATGCATGATTTGTAGTGAGGCTTATCGTGCTAGTGGTATCGCATTTGATTGGAATGCAACCGGATTTTAAATTATAATCCAATaattgttgctttagccataAGACTTGTGCATAATATTTACTAGTGGCTACATATTCAGCCTCAGAGGCAGAAAGAAAAACGATTTGTTGCTTTTTACTATGCCATGAAACCAAACAATTTCTAAATAAATCACAAGTACCACTAGTGTTTTTCCTATCTAACTTAAAACCAACAACATTAGAATTCGAAAAACCTACTAAGTTACACTCTCTACCTTTGGGAAATCAAAGACCGTGACGCGAGGTTCCGTTAAGACACCTCAAAACTATTTTTACGATCTTAAAGTGGGATTCCCTAGGCGGCGCCTAAAGTctagcacacatacatacatTAAACATAATATATGGCATACTCGCAGTTAAATAGATTAAAGATCTTATTATACCTTTATATTTGATAATATCGATCTATACGATATTCTCGGTTTTATCTATTAGCATATTTTATGCCATTGGGTGAGATGCTTTTCAAAAATTGAatatcaaacttctttagaaGTTCCAAATAATACTTCAGTTGGCTTATGAATGTTCTATCTTCAGCTTGCTTTATTTGCAATCCTAGAAAGTAGGTAAGTTCTCCCATAAGAGACATTTTAAGCTTTCCCTCCGTCAAACTAGCAAAATCCTTGCAAAGGGACTGGTCAGTAAATCCAAATACAATATCATAAACATAAATTTGAACTAAAAGAATATGCTTTATTTTACATCTAATAAACAAAGTAGTGTCTATTTTACCATAATTGAACCCTTGTTTGATTAAAAATCCACTAAGACGCTCATACCAAGCTcaggagcttgtttgagaccatatatGGCTCTTTTAAGTTTAAAAATGTAATCCATATTTTTTCGTGATCCTCAAAATCAGGAGGTTGAGAGACATAAACTTATTCATTTATAAACCCGTTAAGAAAATACGATTTAAAATCCATTTGATACAACTTAAAATACATGCAGCATGCGAACACCAAAGGAGTCTAATCGCTTCAAGATGAGCTAATGGAGGATAAGTTTCCTCATAGTAAATTCTCCAGCCTGAATGTACCCTTTTGCCACTAGTCTAGCTTTATTTTAAGTAATTATGTCATTTTCATCTAATTTGTTCATAAACACTCATCTAATACcaatgacatttttatcataTGGATGTGGAACAAGATCTCAAATGTAATTCAATTTAAATTGAATAAGCTCTTTTTGTATAGCAAGGAGCCATCCTTCGTCAAGTAAAACATCATATATCATTTTAGGTTCAATTTGAGAGATGACATCAGAATACTTACAGAAATTGTTAACCTAAGATCTTGTACTTACACCTTTTATGATATTTCCTTGTACTTGATTCAATGGATGATCCTTTGCAATAATTCGATCTAGAGGCAGTTGATGTGTGGTCGCttgtttattttcctttttgTGAGCTTTCCTCTTTTTCTTCAATAATATCATCTTCGATTGTTGCTGGAGGAGGATCAGTAGATGTTTATTCACTGGAATTAAATTTCAAACGCCTATGAATGTTTGGATTGGGAAATTGGTTGACTACTCTTATTTTAAGGTCTCTAAAGCTTTGTGGTTTGTGCAAATCAAGTTAGTCCAACTTGAAGGTAGAGTTATAAAATATCTTCAATGGATATCCAGAAGGTGAGAAGGGTTACAAGTTGTGGGAAGTGAAATTTAAAATATCAAAGTTCATCATAAACAAATGTATTATTTTTTGTGAGACCCGTAAAGGAAGAAAGAGGAAAGACATAGAGATGAAGATATTAGAAACTATGGTGGAGAAGACTCAGTTTCAGATGGAGGTTCCTGCTAGGCATACTAGTTTTAATGAGAGAAATTAAGTGATATTTGACTCATGATAAGATAAGGAGGAGGATTGTACCATCTCAAGGATATGATTATGTTGTCCATGGTTTTTATGCTTTGAATGCAGTTTGTAAAACTCATAAATAAGGACCTTTAGCGGAACATTCAAAAGTAAATGTAATAAAAAATGGCTAAAGAATCACTCTTGTGGGATTGCTAGACTACCTATGCAAGAAGAAATGATTGGGTGCAAGCAGATGCGAATGGAAAGATCAAGGTTCAAACATAGTTTAAACTAGTTCAAACAACAATGAAGTTGACGCTAGAGTGACAAAACGACAGTTTGGAGAATCGCGAAGTTGGTATGATAAATTGGCTAAAATCAGTGTTGGAGCAACAAGACAGCGATATATTGAGACTACTAGGTTGAGACGGCTAGGTCGGTTGGATTCgttatttattaaaaatataataCATGTATAGTTCTCTATTAGAAATATAATACATGTAATTATTTTGTTTtgataataaaaaatatatagttctattttttaaagttattacatttttttattattattataagatgtatttgataattattattatattttttgaatAAATGATATATTTGataattattatatatatagTGTTATTGTAGTTTCTCATGTATAAGTGTTTCATTAATCTTCCAAACTAGAACTGTAGAACTTCTTCACTAGAAATAGCTGTACTTGCCACATTGGCTAAGGTCAGAGCCAGCTAACCCAAATTAGACACGGCTTGATGTTCTGTTCAAGAGACAGATTTTTTTTTCCATTCATTAGAATAAATATCAAGACAGACATGATCTATGTTTGTGTTGTGGGACACCATTCATGTTAACCATTATTGTTTACATGAAATAAAATATATTTTGAGCACACAACTTCCTTGTTTTCTACATTCCATACCCCTATATAAAGGAAAACACTTCCTACAAGTTTTGTACCCCAAATATTATTATAAACCCCTTTCTCTCTCTGTCTCAAACACAAAAACAGAGTTATTATtctcttctttttcttttctgGAACAGAACAATGGGTGTTCTTGATAAACTCTCTGATTATTTCTCTGTGTCTCTGTCACCAACAAGGGGAAAGAAACGCAAACCAATGCAGGTTTTCATCACTTCACAATCTTATCTTTCAGACatgattttattttaatataatttatttataagCTTAGTCTTAATTTTACTCTTGCAGACAGTTGAAATAAAGGTGAAAATGGACTGTGATGGGTGTGAAAGAAGAGTTAGGAATTCTGTTGCTTACATGAAAGGTTAATATTtctctttttctctcttttttttcttttagtaCCAATCATTTAAGGACACAAAGAAACATAATAAATGTAACACATGTATTATTGGTAAACCTAACTAATAGCCTTGTACTACATGCAGGTGTGAAGGAAGTGGAGGTAAATAGAAAGCAAAGCAAGGTGACAGTTAGTGGCTATATTGACCGAAACAGGGTGctaaagaaaataaataatacTGGAAAAAGAGCAGAGTTTTGGCCTTATGTTCCATATAATTTGGTGGCTTATCCTTATATATCACAAGCGTATGACAAGAAAGCACCATCTGGTTATGTTAAAAACTCGATGCAAGCACTTTCTAGTCCAAATGGGATGGATGAGAAACTTACTAATCTTTTTAATGATGAAAATCCTAATGCATGTTCTATTATGTAATGTTAATGTAAAAGAGGTTAGTTGCAAATTGGTGGTTTATGTTATATGTTTCATGTATGGTTATTGGCTTTAGCTAATAAATATTTTTGGGCAAAAGAATAAATAAAGGTTAAGAAGTAATGTATTCATGTTTTTACGGCTAAACTAAGCATTCCTTTTTGGGTTCACGTGTATCTCTATGTCAAATGCTATATTATATAACTCTTTTTTAATGGCAAATGGAAAAAAAAATATAAGTTGAAGTAAaaaaaatatcttaagtttgggGTGACAATTTGACTTATTTTTAATGGACATCCGTAAATTTATTTATAAAGATAAAAAATCGCAAAAATGGATACGGACATTGACTCGGAtaattatatttatatattttaatttaaattattataTAATGTCTATCGATTATAAAATGTATATTGATGTTAAACCATTATATATTTAATATAAGTGTTGGTTTATTTCAACAATAAattgtttgaattttttttaatatttttaaaattttaaaatatatgatattttataattgatctGTTTGTTTTTCATAGAAATGCAGGTTACGAGTACGAGTACAGGTACTTTCATATTCATAGGGCACGGGGGTATGAGTGTTAATTTTGACTTTTAAATTGCGAGTATAAAAATATGTAATATAATACTCTGTCCAAACACTATCCACAATCATTCCTAATCTGATTAGACTATATTTATACACTAAAGAAGAAATACTTAAATATCTTTTTAGACTCATTATATTATATTGATTTGGATAATTttttaatcctttaaaaaaattaatttttatttcgtttttatcacatttcttatttattttttggATAATGCTAACTTGTGTCCTAGAGACACAAATTAAGAACCAAAAGAAGAAATGTTATCTTGAAAAttgtgtattgattttaataaaaatataaaatattttttaattatttttttcaatACAAATTTTATATAAGTGAACTTCTTAATTTGTGTCCTATAGGCACAAATTAGCATTAATTTTTCCTCATTCATATGCCAATCACAATTGCAGTATAAAAGTTGCTTATGACACCGTAATTATTGTCGCATCATTAAAAACAAAACCATTAATTTTTATTAAtcatattttcaaattaatttatattaaattCTTTATCACCTTCATTAAAACAAAAAAGTATTTATTAAAAAATTAGTGGAAAATAAACAAAAACATATTTTAAAACTCAGAAATTCGATGAAGaacataaaaaagaaaataaaaacagaaagcACATTTTTGAGTTCTTATGAAATGTTTGTGGTGGTGTTGATGGAATGAGAAACAAGATGACTTTAGGATTGTCTTCATCTACGTGACCACAATCACTACAACATTGCTAAACAACAAGTTTTTAAATAACAATATGGGTCTAAAATTAGAGTTGTTTTCCTTGAAATGATTCTAGTAAGAGGAATAGGTGAAGGTTTTAGTTGGAAAGTATTTGGATCTGCTCTGTTCTATAGCGGAACATCATTGGGATAGGGCCACAACCATCCCCCAAACTTTTTACTTTTTTTTCATATGCATGAAAAGTACTAAAATAACcttaaaataatttaaaattttacAACTTTTGCCATTGAACTCTAactttctctctcattttttgtattttagtgttttcccttttttttcttttttcatttattGAGAAAAAATAAAACTTCTCTCTCGACTCTGCTCGCTCTACCGCCACCCCACCGCCACACGCCTTTGTTTGTTTCGTTTGTCTATCTGTCACATACACACTGTCTGTTTATTCATTCATCTCATTTGATATTGTTATTTATGTGAGTTTTATGTTATATTCTCATAGAATAAAATATTTTCATTTGAATATTCTTCGAGAACAATTGGATGGTaatattagaagtaattcatattcaAAAGCAGTGTTTTGACTCAGAAACAGAAGCTTTTGAGGTTGTTGTTCCATAAGTGTGTTTTAGCTTCTGGGTTGTAGTATTAGTTTTGTTAAGTTTAGCCTAACTAGTATAGGTTAGCACTTTCGGCTGCGCGAcattattgtttatttatataAACCAAACGTGTAATAGAACTTTATAACGCAATGTGAGTAGAGTGTATCTCTCTTTAAAGTTAGTTAGAAAtatttttctctctcttctctcttcATCTTTATCTT is a window of Lathyrus oleraceus cultivar Zhongwan6 chromosome 6, CAAS_Psat_ZW6_1.0, whole genome shotgun sequence DNA encoding:
- the LOC127092395 gene encoding heavy metal-associated isoprenylated plant protein 22; this translates as MGVLDKLSDYFSVSLSPTRGKKRKPMQTVEIKVKMDCDGCERRVRNSVAYMKGVKEVEVNRKQSKVTVSGYIDRNRVLKKINNTGKRAEFWPYVPYNLVAYPYISQAYDKKAPSGYVKNSMQALSSPNGMDEKLTNLFNDENPNACSIM